A genome region from Micromonospora peucetia includes the following:
- a CDS encoding DUF4127 family protein, translated as MRRNRRLTPRALSMITTTAVILTLAVALPGTPAAAARPPANLGQLAVVPLDDRPFTAYTPVAVAEAGGHQALTPPKDLLGEYFTYGQADAVGAWWRRAAADADGSVVAAPMLAYGGLVASRTCQTSLADARRRLTVLDEVKRKNPDKPLYAFDVIMRLTIEPTSSYPGIYSGPIRRWAILMDQVENLGQEERRAEYEQVANEIPEEIKADFRCARARDHQINRDMIERVANGTIDYLVLGQDDATEHGPHRLEKAGLAALAAKLGVQDRVKIYPGADILGALLVAKHITKRLGAAPTVDVEWSRTPGDQWVAPYQDVPYATLVDEYVRTLGARPSDSPDADILLMANTAGGGNLEPFADRIHEAVARGRLVAVGDDALAGKVDSELRSLLAPRIRFGELAGWSGWNIGLSISQSVVRAALLQASRTGRLPGFPGNSKGIPFQKARQAILLGAATAHVELTLQELAHTDLYRNQVLSQVQAYARDNGDDPQYMTKVFAGANQLAVQRTRALADQLFADEFAGTPIRAGNDSRDEVTAVVHRLTSWEMTLAWSRYQELEAFPTLALSTAPTDRGALLTVTALPLRTTVRPDSDVDERVTVVLRNDVGTPVTAQLSAVVPDGWVAPAPTGVRLAPFAVVEVPLTVGVRQLAAEQSATVTVEAPHVMPQNGHRQFAASATMTFGAVWRNVALAAEGATATASGWWRQYVPAHVIDGNRVSAGSRWITDPGDSHWLQVEFADPELIDTVRLYQYGGYELTAYRISGLVDGAWQVLSEVTGNTTQVTTHTVTPVRATAVRLDVLGSRDRQARLYEIEVTCRAAACG; from the coding sequence ATGCGTCGCAACAGACGACTGACACCCCGCGCCCTCAGCATGATCACCACCACCGCTGTCATCCTCACCCTCGCGGTCGCCCTCCCGGGCACACCGGCCGCAGCCGCCAGACCGCCGGCCAACCTGGGTCAGCTCGCCGTCGTACCGCTGGATGACCGGCCGTTCACCGCGTACACGCCGGTCGCGGTCGCCGAGGCCGGCGGGCACCAGGCGCTGACACCCCCGAAGGACCTGCTCGGCGAGTACTTCACCTACGGTCAGGCCGACGCGGTCGGCGCGTGGTGGCGCAGGGCCGCCGCCGACGCGGACGGCTCGGTCGTCGCGGCCCCGATGCTCGCCTACGGCGGCCTGGTCGCTTCCCGGACCTGCCAGACCAGCCTGGCCGACGCCCGGCGGCGGCTCACCGTGCTGGACGAGGTGAAGCGGAAGAACCCCGACAAGCCCCTCTACGCGTTCGACGTGATCATGCGCCTCACCATCGAGCCGACCAGCAGCTACCCGGGCATCTACTCCGGCCCGATCCGGCGCTGGGCGATCCTGATGGACCAGGTGGAGAACCTCGGGCAGGAGGAGCGCCGGGCCGAGTACGAGCAGGTCGCCAACGAGATCCCCGAGGAGATCAAGGCGGACTTCCGCTGTGCCCGCGCGCGGGACCACCAGATCAACCGGGACATGATCGAACGGGTCGCCAACGGCACCATCGACTACCTGGTCCTCGGTCAGGACGACGCCACCGAGCACGGCCCGCACCGCCTGGAGAAGGCGGGCCTGGCCGCGCTCGCGGCGAAACTCGGGGTCCAGGACCGGGTCAAGATCTATCCGGGCGCGGACATCCTCGGCGCGCTGCTGGTGGCCAAGCACATCACCAAGCGGCTCGGCGCCGCCCCGACGGTCGACGTCGAGTGGTCCCGTACCCCCGGCGACCAGTGGGTGGCGCCCTATCAGGACGTCCCCTACGCCACCCTGGTCGACGAATACGTGCGTACCCTCGGCGCCCGCCCCTCGGACAGTCCCGACGCCGACATCCTGTTGATGGCGAACACCGCCGGGGGCGGAAACCTGGAACCCTTCGCCGACCGGATCCACGAAGCGGTGGCCCGGGGCCGGCTCGTCGCAGTCGGCGACGACGCACTGGCCGGAAAGGTGGACAGTGAGCTACGTTCGCTGCTCGCCCCCCGGATCCGGTTCGGGGAACTGGCCGGTTGGTCCGGCTGGAACATCGGCCTGTCGATCTCCCAGTCGGTGGTCCGCGCGGCGCTGTTGCAGGCGAGCCGGACCGGGCGCCTGCCGGGTTTCCCCGGCAATTCGAAGGGGATTCCCTTCCAGAAGGCGCGCCAGGCCATCCTGCTGGGCGCCGCCACCGCGCACGTCGAGTTGACGCTGCAGGAACTGGCCCACACCGATCTCTACCGCAACCAGGTGCTCAGCCAGGTCCAGGCGTACGCCCGGGACAACGGCGACGATCCGCAGTACATGACGAAGGTGTTCGCGGGCGCCAACCAGCTCGCGGTGCAGCGGACCAGGGCGCTGGCCGATCAGCTCTTCGCCGACGAGTTCGCCGGCACCCCGATCCGAGCCGGCAACGACAGCCGGGACGAGGTGACCGCGGTCGTGCACCGGCTGACGTCCTGGGAGATGACGCTGGCCTGGTCGCGCTACCAGGAGCTGGAAGCCTTCCCCACGCTCGCGCTGAGCACCGCCCCCACCGACCGCGGCGCGCTGCTCACCGTCACGGCGCTGCCCCTGCGGACCACGGTCCGGCCGGACTCGGACGTGGACGAACGGGTCACCGTGGTACTCCGTAACGACGTCGGCACTCCCGTGACGGCACAGCTCAGCGCTGTCGTCCCCGACGGGTGGGTCGCCCCGGCCCCGACCGGGGTACGGCTCGCGCCGTTCGCGGTGGTGGAGGTTCCGTTGACCGTGGGGGTCCGACAGCTCGCGGCCGAGCAGAGCGCCACCGTCACGGTCGAGGCCCCGCACGTCATGCCGCAGAACGGGCACCGCCAGTTCGCCGCGAGCGCGACCATGACCTTCGGGGCGGTGTGGCGCAACGTGGCGCTGGCCGCCGAGGGCGCCACGGCCACCGCGTCGGGCTGGTGGCGACAGTACGTGCCGGCGCACGTGATCGACGGCAACCGCGTCAGCGCAGGTAGTCGCTGGATCACCGATCCGGGCGACAGTCACTGGCTGCAGGTCGAGTTCGCCGATCCGGAGCTGATCGACACGGTACGGCTGTACCAGTACGGCGGGTACGAGCTGACCGCGTACCGGATCTCCGGCCTCGTTGACGGTGCCTGGCAGGTGCTCAGCGAGGTCACCGGAAACACGACCCAGGTCACCACGCACACCGTCACGCCGGTCCGCGCGACCGCCGTCCGCCTCGACGTGCTCGGCAGCCGGGACAGGCAGGCCCGGCTCTACGAGATCGAGGTGACCTGCCGGGCCGCCGCCTGCGGCTGA
- a CDS encoding DUF4127 family protein: protein MPDHALSRRGLLRAAGLAGLTGAGLAALGRPAHARPDTPRLGRIALVPLDDRPYTWYAPQQIATGAGYDTLLPPRETLGRHFAPGDGRAVGQWLTSSTKRADALVVALPMLAYGGLLNSRNSSIPETEVFARLAAVRAVRRSRPRRRLYAFDTIMRLTPEGPWRNELRAWATVKDEVDNLAMVEKRPQLDALESQIPADVRSDYLATRARNHRVNLTMIEWAAEGIFDFLVVGQDDATGHGLHRPESQALAARIAELGVGDRVVIYPGADVVAALLIAKIAIRDADVRPRVSIEYSRVPGEAWTAPYQNIPYAQLIRGYVDILGGTVVDRPERSDLVLMANTGGSSASVAPFADRLVAHVRAGRPVALGDDAIAGHSDRRLLSLLNGRIRYVELAGYSGWNVGISLAQATSRWALRQRSARGELPPGAPGTAGEPVLAARRALLHDAARASIELSVSELVQTDSYRNNVRTATTAHASSLGEPDPQNIKTYFSEINAYAVDSTTPYAEKLFADEFAGATLALGSDGRAPVTARVDRLDAWHLHLPWNRTGEIAAEPRIVLTPDRGHR, encoded by the coding sequence GCACGCCCGGCCGGACACCCCACGGCTCGGCCGCATCGCCCTGGTTCCGCTCGACGACCGGCCCTACACCTGGTACGCCCCGCAACAGATCGCCACCGGCGCCGGCTACGACACCCTGTTGCCGCCACGGGAAACTCTCGGGCGACACTTCGCCCCCGGCGACGGTCGCGCCGTCGGCCAGTGGCTCACCTCGTCCACCAAGCGGGCGGACGCGCTGGTCGTCGCCCTACCGATGCTCGCCTACGGTGGACTGCTCAACTCCCGCAACAGCTCCATCCCCGAAACCGAGGTGTTCGCCCGGTTGGCGGCGGTGCGGGCCGTCCGACGGAGCCGCCCGCGTCGGCGGCTCTACGCCTTCGACACCATCATGCGCCTCACCCCCGAAGGGCCGTGGCGCAACGAGCTGCGGGCCTGGGCGACGGTGAAGGACGAGGTCGACAACCTCGCGATGGTGGAGAAGCGCCCTCAACTCGACGCGCTGGAGTCCCAGATCCCGGCCGACGTGCGAAGCGACTACCTGGCCACCCGGGCACGTAACCACCGGGTCAACCTGACGATGATCGAATGGGCGGCCGAAGGGATCTTCGACTTCCTCGTGGTGGGTCAGGACGACGCGACCGGCCACGGCCTGCACCGACCGGAGTCGCAGGCACTCGCCGCCCGCATCGCCGAACTGGGCGTCGGTGATCGGGTGGTGATCTACCCGGGTGCCGACGTGGTGGCAGCCCTGCTCATCGCCAAGATCGCCATCAGGGACGCCGACGTACGCCCCCGGGTGAGCATCGAGTACTCCCGGGTGCCGGGTGAGGCCTGGACCGCGCCCTACCAGAACATCCCGTACGCGCAGCTCATCCGGGGCTACGTCGACATCCTCGGCGGGACGGTCGTGGACCGGCCGGAGCGGTCCGACCTGGTCCTGATGGCCAACACGGGCGGCAGTTCGGCGTCGGTGGCACCGTTCGCCGACCGTCTGGTGGCCCACGTCCGGGCCGGCCGGCCCGTGGCCCTCGGCGACGACGCGATTGCCGGGCACTCCGACCGGCGGTTGCTGTCCCTGCTCAACGGCCGGATCCGGTACGTCGAGCTGGCCGGCTACTCGGGCTGGAACGTCGGGATCAGCCTCGCCCAGGCGACGTCCCGCTGGGCGCTGCGGCAACGATCGGCTCGCGGTGAACTGCCACCCGGCGCGCCGGGCACCGCAGGTGAGCCGGTCCTGGCCGCACGACGGGCACTCCTGCACGACGCGGCGCGGGCCAGCATCGAGCTGTCCGTCTCCGAGCTGGTGCAGACCGACTCGTACCGCAACAACGTCCGCACCGCCACCACCGCCCACGCGTCCTCGCTGGGCGAGCCGGACCCGCAGAACATCAAGACCTACTTCTCCGAGATCAACGCGTACGCGGTCGACAGCACCACCCCGTACGCGGAGAAGCTGTTCGCCGACGAGTTCGCCGGGGCCACGCTCGCCCTCGGCAGTGACGGACGAGCGCCGGTGACGGCCCGCGTGGACCGACTCGACGCCTGGCACCTCCACCTGCCCTGGAACCGCACCGGCGAGATCGCCGCCGAGCCCCGGATCGTCCTGACGCCGGATCGGGGGCACCGGTGA